CTGCAGGCTGGCGCTGACGAAGTGGTGCAGCCGGCGCAGGCGCGACGAGGCCTCCTCCACCGTGGCGATGCGCCGCTCTAGCGCGTCGCTGTACAGTGAGGCACGTGCTGGCAGGGGTGCGGGCAGCGGCACCTCTTCCTGCAGCGACTGCATCTGCAGCTGCAAAAAGCGCGCGGCGGCGTTCAGCCGCCGCCAGCTCCACAGCGGATAGGCCAGAGCGATGCCGGCCAGCGCCGGCGTGCCGGCCAGCTGCCAACCTGCCAGGGCCGGCACCAGCGCCATGGCCGCCAGCACGCCCAGCGCCAGCAGGGCGCAAGCCACCAGCCCGGCCAGCGGGCCCAGCACGGCCATGCCCAGCAGGGCGGCGGCCACGGGCGCCAGGTTGAACAGCAAACTGGCGCTGCTGCCGGCCGGCCACACCCAGGCGCCCGCCAGCTCCGCGTGCAACGCGTGGGCCATCCACTCCACGCCGGGAATGCGCTCGCTGTGCAGGCCGGCCGGGGCAGCGAACAGGTCGCCCAGTCCCACGGCCGTGGCGCCCACCAGCACCCACTTGCCCTGCAGGGCCTGCGGCGGCAGCCGGCCCTTGAGCACATCCACATAGGAATAGCGTACGAACGCCGGCGCCCCGCCAGTAAAGGTGACGGTGCGCGGCTGCAGGCTCTCCCAGGGGCCCTGCGCCGGGGCGGCATTGCCGCGGCAGGCCGGCCGCAGCTGGCCTGCGGCGCACAGCAGCGCCGTGCCGATGTGCGGCCAGGGGGCCTGGGCCGGGCCTTCCAGGGCGAACAGGCGGCGCGCCACGCCGTCTTCGTCCACGGCCACCTGCACGTGGCCCAGCTGGGCGGCGGCGGCGCGCAGCTGGGGCAGGGGAGCGTCCACGCTGCTGGACGCCTGGCTGCCGCGCCGGGCCACGGGCAGCACCGTGCGGGCGGACTGGCGCAGGGCCTGGGCCAGCAGCAGGTCGTCGCCGGGGTAGTCGGCATCGGGCTCGCCAAAGAGCACGTCCAGCGCCACGGCGCGCGGCTGCTGCGCACTGATCTGCGCCAGCGCCTGGGCATGCAGGGCGCGGCGCCAGGGCCAGCGGCCGATGGCCTCGATGCTCTTGTCATCGATGGCGATGAGAACGATGTCGCTGCTGGCCGGCAGGGCGCGGGCGCGCATGGCCAGGTCGTTGACCAGATGGTCCAGCCGGCGCAACGCGCCGCCGCTGCTCCACCAGCCGACCAGGGCCAGCAGGACGAGCGACAGCGCCAGCCATTCGCGCCGCAGAGCGTGGCGGCGACTGCCGCGCGGGTGTGCCGCCACAGTCTCGGGCGGCCTGCGTCGTTGCGGATCCTCGCGATCGTGCGCACTCTCGCTGCGGCTTGTGCCTCGCAGCCCATCGCGGTCCGCCTCCTGCGCCTCTTCAGGCGGCGCTCGCAGGCACGCTCTGAGGCCGGCACGCCGGCTGCCCATGGCGGCGGGGCCCGTCAGGGCGCCGACAGCGGGCGGCCGTCGGCGGAGTGGACGGGCAGGCCGCCGCCGCTTTGCACGGCCGGCGGCAGCACGATCTGCCGCGGGGTCGAGAACGCGCTCTCCAGCCCCGATGCATCGCGTGTGCGGATGCGCACCAGGTAGCTGCCGGCTGCGAGCGCCGGCGCCGTCCAGGCGGGCTCGGCCAGCTCTTCGTCCACCAGCGGCTGATCAAAGCCGCGCGCATCACTTGCCACCTGCAGCCGAAAGCGCTGGCCCGGCGTGCCCGGCCAGCTCAGGCGCACGCTGGGCCCGCTGTCGCGGGCGGTGATGTGTTGGGCGCCCACGGCGGCGGGCAGCTCGGCCACGGCAAAGGGCTGGGCCGGGCTGAACGGGCCCTGGTCCGGCGCGCCGCTGGCCAGCGCGCGCACGCTGGCGGCGCGCCACCGGTAGCTGCCGGCTGGTAGGGCAGGCAGAGGCAGCGCGCACTCGCCGGCGCGCGTTTCGTCCAGCAGGGGGGCGGCAAAGCCGGCGCCCCCCGCCACCTGGATGCGGTAGCGCGTGGCGCCCTGCACGGCCGTACAGCGCAGCGTGCCCTGGGCGCGTGCCAGCGTGGCGCCGTCCAGCGGCGCCTGGGCCAGCGGGGCGACCGGGTGGGCCTTCACGCGGATGGTGTGCTGCGCCTGCTGACCGGGCAGGCCGGCGGCGTCGATCGCGCGCACCGTCAGGTAGTACTCGCCATCTGCGACCGCGGGCAGGCGCACCTGCGGGCCGGCCGCAGTGGCGCTGCGCACGACGGCGGCGGACTGCGCGTCGCGCGCCACCTGCACCTGGTAGGCCACGGCGCCCGGTACCGGCGGCAAGGCCAGGGTCAGAAAGTCGGCATCCTCCAGCGTGGCGGGCAGCTCCGCCAGGTCGGGCGCGGGCAGCAGCGGCGTGGGCGCGCCCACGGCGCCGGCGGCGCTCACCACCAGGCCGTGGCCCTGCTCGAGCCGCCGGGCGCCGGCGCCCGCGCGGTGGGCCGCCACATCCAGCGAGCCTTCGGTCACGGCGGCCAGGGTACGCCCGTCGGGCGCCAGCGCGACCACGAAGCGCGTGCCGCGCACGGCGGTGCTGGCCGTCGGAGTGCGAATCTCGAAGCGGCGCTGGCCCTGCGGCGGCTGCGGGGGCACGCTGGGCTCGACGCTGCCGCGCTCCAGCTGCAGCACCGACTGCGCATCGCCCGCGCGGCCGCGGCGGCGCAGCTGCTCGATCTGCACCTGCGAATCGGCCTGCACGCGCACCAGCGTGCCGTCGGCCAGCCGCACGGTGATGAAGGAATCGGCGCCGGCTTGCACGCGCGCGCCTTCGGCCAGGGCCTGGCCGGGCTGGGGCGCCCGGGGCGGGCCGCCGGGCAGTTGCACGTGGGCGTCGCCATGCACGAAGGCCACTTCGGCGCTGCCCGGGGGCAGCAGGTGCAGGGGGATGCGCAGCACCGAGCCGGGCTGCAGCCGGCGCGGGTCGGCCACGCGGTTTTCCTGCTGCAGGCCGGGCCACAGCCGGCCGTCGCCCAGGTAGTGGGCGGCCAGGGCCTGCAGCGTGTCGCCCGCCTGCACGGCGTGCTCGATGGCGCCGCCCGGCTGGGCGGCGGCCGGAGCAGCCACGGCCAGCAGCAGCGCCCAGGGCAGAAGGCGGCGCAGCGCCGGCCTAAATGTCGTCATGGGCAGGAATAGCCTCGTATTCGTCCAGAGGCTTGACGGCCTCGAAGCGGTAGCCCACTCCGTACACTGAGGTGATGGCGTAGCCACTGGCCGGGCGCAGGTCCAGCAGCGTGCGCAGGCGCGAGATGTGGGTGTCTAGTGAGCGCGAGATGACCTGGGCGCTGTGGCCCCAGATGGCCTCGCGCAAATGGTCGCGCGACAGCAGCCGGCCCAGGTTCTGAAACAGGTACAGCGCCAGCTCGTATTCGCGCGCCTTCAGCGCCATGGGCCGGCCGTCCATCAACAGCTGCTGCGTCTCGGGCAGGAAGCGGTAGCGGCCGAAATCCAGCGGCCCGCCCGCAGGCGCCGGCGGGTAGGCGCGGCGCAGCAGCGCGCCGACGCGCGCGCCCAGCTCGGCCACGCGCACGGGCTTGCCCATGAAATCGTCCGCGCCGCTGGCCAGGCCTTCGACGATGTCGGCCTCTTCCTGGCGGTTGGTGATGAAGAGGATGGGCAGCTGCAGGCCGAGCGGGTCGCGCACTTGGCGCACGATGTCCGGTCCGCTGGTGTCGGGCAGCTGCCAGTCCACGATCAGCAGGTCATAGGTCTCGCGGCGCAGCGACTTGAGCAGGGCCGCCCCGGTGGTGAAGGGGTGGCAGACATGGCCCATGGCGCCCAGCGCGTGGGTGAACAGCTCCAGCTGTAGCGTGTCGTCGTCCACTGCTGCGATGCGCATGCCTGTGCTCCCTTTCGTCTTTTCAGTGTTTTTTGCCTCTAGCCCTTGCCAGTCAAGCGCAAGTGGCTACTGTTTTGATAGTAATCAAGCGTCTCGGGCCGCGGCCAGGGCCTGCAGCGCGGCAGCCGCCTCGCCGTCTTGCACGCCCTCCACCGGGGCCAGCTGGCCCGCCAGCTGCGCCAGTGCGTCGGGCTCGGCCTGCAGCCGGGCAATGGCCTGGCCGGCCTCGCGCGGGGCTTCGAAGCCGGTGCTTTGCAGCAGCACGCGGCCGTCGGCGGCCACCAGCTTGAAGTAAAAGCGCCCGTCCTTCTCGCGGTATTGCTTGAAGGTGGGCAGGGCCGCGGCGGTGGGCCGCGCCGTGGGCAGGGGGGTGGCGACGGCCGCGCTCAAGGGGCGCAGGCCCACGGCGGCGCGCAGGCGCTGCAACAAGGGCCGGGCCTGGGCGCGGGCGCGCTCGGCACCGCGTTGCAGCACCGCCTCCACCTTCTCGGGGTGGGCCATCAGGTCGTCGTAGCGCGCGCGCATGGGCGCGATCTCGCGGTCGATGCGCTCGAACAGCTGCTGCTTGGCGTCGCCCCAGGCGATGCCGCCCTCGAAGGCGCGGCGCATGGCGGCGGTCTCTTCGGGCGTGGCGAAGGCCTGGTAGAGCTGGAACAGGGCCGAGCCCTGCACCTCCTTGGGTTCGCCCGGCGCGCGCGAGTCGGTGACGATGGACATCACCAGCTTTTTGAGCTGCTCGCGCGGGGCGAACAGCGGAATGGTGTTGTCATAGCTCTTGCTCATCTTGCGCCCGTCCAGGCCGGCGAGCGTGGCAACGCTGTCTTCGATGGCGGCCTCGGGCAGCGTGAAGTGGCAGCCATACAGGTGGTTGAAGCTGGCGGCCATGTCGCGCGCCATCTCGATGTGCTGCACCTGGTCGCGGCCCACGGGCACTTGGTGGGCGTTGAACATCAGGATGTCGGCGGCCATCAGCACCGGGTACATGAACAGGCCGGCGCTCACCCCTTCGTCGCCATCGCGTCCGCCCTCCTGGTTTTTGTCCTGCGCGGCCTTGTAGGCGTGGGCGCGGTTGAGCAGGCCCTTGCCGGTCACGCAGGTCAGCAGCCAGTGCAGCTCGGGGATCTCGGGCACGTCGGACTGGCGGTAGAAGGTGACGTGCTCCGGGTCCAGCCCGGCGGCCAGCCAGCTGGCGGCAATCGCCAGCGTGGAGCGGTTCACGCGCTCGGGCTCCTGGCACTTGATGAGGGCGTGGTAATCGGCCAGGAAGTAGTAGCTCTGCACCCCGGCGTTGCGGCTGGCGGCCACGGACG
The DNA window shown above is from Pulveribacter suum and carries:
- a CDS encoding FecR family protein, translated to MTTFRPALRRLLPWALLLAVAAPAAAQPGGAIEHAVQAGDTLQALAAHYLGDGRLWPGLQQENRVADPRRLQPGSVLRIPLHLLPPGSAEVAFVHGDAHVQLPGGPPRAPQPGQALAEGARVQAGADSFITVRLADGTLVRVQADSQVQIEQLRRRGRAGDAQSVLQLERGSVEPSVPPQPPQGQRRFEIRTPTASTAVRGTRFVVALAPDGRTLAAVTEGSLDVAAHRAGAGARRLEQGHGLVVSAAGAVGAPTPLLPAPDLAELPATLEDADFLTLALPPVPGAVAYQVQVARDAQSAAVVRSATAAGPQVRLPAVADGEYYLTVRAIDAAGLPGQQAQHTIRVKAHPVAPLAQAPLDGATLARAQGTLRCTAVQGATRYRIQVAGGAGFAAPLLDETRAGECALPLPALPAGSYRWRAASVRALASGAPDQGPFSPAQPFAVAELPAAVGAQHITARDSGPSVRLSWPGTPGQRFRLQVASDARGFDQPLVDEELAEPAWTAPALAAGSYLVRIRTRDASGLESAFSTPRQIVLPPAVQSGGGLPVHSADGRPLSAP
- a CDS encoding response regulator transcription factor, which translates into the protein MRIAAVDDDTLQLELFTHALGAMGHVCHPFTTGAALLKSLRRETYDLLIVDWQLPDTSGPDIVRQVRDPLGLQLPILFITNRQEEADIVEGLASGADDFMGKPVRVAELGARVGALLRRAYPPAPAGGPLDFGRYRFLPETQQLLMDGRPMALKAREYELALYLFQNLGRLLSRDHLREAIWGHSAQVISRSLDTHISRLRTLLDLRPASGYAITSVYGVGYRFEAVKPLDEYEAIPAHDDI
- a CDS encoding CHASE2 domain-containing protein, whose translation is MAAHPRGSRRHALRREWLALSLVLLALVGWWSSGGALRRLDHLVNDLAMRARALPASSDIVLIAIDDKSIEAIGRWPWRRALHAQALAQISAQQPRAVALDVLFGEPDADYPGDDLLLAQALRQSARTVLPVARRGSQASSSVDAPLPQLRAAAAQLGHVQVAVDEDGVARRLFALEGPAQAPWPHIGTALLCAAGQLRPACRGNAAPAQGPWESLQPRTVTFTGGAPAFVRYSYVDVLKGRLPPQALQGKWVLVGATAVGLGDLFAAPAGLHSERIPGVEWMAHALHAELAGAWVWPAGSSASLLFNLAPVAAALLGMAVLGPLAGLVACALLALGVLAAMALVPALAGWQLAGTPALAGIALAYPLWSWRRLNAAARFLQLQMQSLQEEVPLPAPLPARASLYSDALERRIATVEEASSRLRRLHHFVSASLQHLPSPTLVCDAGGRVLLANVAAQQHFQGRFTPPLTGMEMDRLLGDLVGADDGLALPAQRTWAEGSAAAPAEGRDGQGRDVLLLRQPYLLDGSAIWLVTLVDLSDMRRAQHQRDQALHFISHDVRAPVASIITLLEMHRAFPKRMPQEQLLARIERQAQASLALAQDFVRLAAAQAESYRHEPFDLLHTLHQALEDAWAAAAARQVRLELQSSEEAAPFTGDPGRVQRAVANVLGNALKFSPRGAAVHCTLQAEAGFWCIAIRDQGPGVDPQQQERIFEPFRRLPNQPEAGGAQAGGVGLGLAFVRAVVLRHGGQVRVQSSFGEGAQFELWLPQAGATKKAAPAMGRAPPADL
- a CDS encoding tryptophan--tRNA ligase — its product is MQEPTRFLTGITPSGTPHLGNFVGSIRPSVAASRNAGVQSYYFLADYHALIKCQEPERVNRSTLAIAASWLAAGLDPEHVTFYRQSDVPEIPELHWLLTCVTGKGLLNRAHAYKAAQDKNQEGGRDGDEGVSAGLFMYPVLMAADILMFNAHQVPVGRDQVQHIEMARDMAASFNHLYGCHFTLPEAAIEDSVATLAGLDGRKMSKSYDNTIPLFAPREQLKKLVMSIVTDSRAPGEPKEVQGSALFQLYQAFATPEETAAMRRAFEGGIAWGDAKQQLFERIDREIAPMRARYDDLMAHPEKVEAVLQRGAERARAQARPLLQRLRAAVGLRPLSAAVATPLPTARPTAAALPTFKQYREKDGRFYFKLVAADGRVLLQSTGFEAPREAGQAIARLQAEPDALAQLAGQLAPVEGVQDGEAAAALQALAAARDA